A segment of the Syntrophorhabdus sp. genome:
GCACATGCAGGGATGGGTCCACGGTGAAGATCTCCTCGTTCTCGAAGATCCGATCTATGGTGAAAGGCTCGAATGGCGAGTGGAGAATGGTGTCTGTGTCGATATCGGGCGAAGCCTCCGCCAGCCGGGTGAAGTTGCGGCTCAGCGAGGTCATCAGCTCAAGCGCGTTGGGACGACGAAGTATCTCGCTTGCCCGCTTCGAGGCGCATATGGTTATCCCGGGAAAGGCCCTCTTGAAATAGGCCGCGGCACCGCAATGATCGTAATGGACATGGGTGAGGAAGAGGTGGGACGGGTCCTTCGCGCCGGTCACCTTCCGGATGTCCCTGACGTAAAGGGGAGCTATGGAGTAAAAACCGGCCTCGAACAGGATGGGCGTGTCGCCGTCTAGGAGGTAGGCGGGCGACCATGCGAACCCTGTCACGTGAAGACCGCGGTCAACGTATCCTGTCGTGTTGAGGATCATGCCTTTCTTCTTGCCATAGAGGTAGACTAATTATATAAAAGCCCAGGGGCTTATGCAAGGATTCCCGCTGTCTTTCGGGGAGATCGACCTTTCGGGGGAAGGCGGGTCACGCCGTCGTTAACCGCCGTAAATCATTGGTAAACGTTTATTATATTCATCAGAATTAGCTTGACAGGCGAAAAGTGCTTTTGCTAAGATAGGTTTGCTAATTGTTTCACAATATTGCCCCACAAAATACCGCCAAGAAAGGAGAGTAAAATATGGATTTCAAGATTTCTGATGAACTCGAGTCAATGCGTAAAATGGCGTACGATTTTGCTGTAAAAAATATCAAACCGACGATGGAAGAAGACGAGAAAGAGCATAAATACCGTCCTGAGATCATGAAGAAGATGGGCGATCAGGGCATGTTCGCCTGCCTCGCGCCCGAGAAGTTCGGCGGCCTGGGACTGGAAGAAGGCAATATGGCGGCAACCCTCATGGCAATAGAGGTCGCAAGGGTCAGCCCGTCATGGGGTCTTCCCTTCAACCTTCAGATGAACGGTCCGCAGAACGTTCTCCTGAAGTTTGGCACGGATGCACAGAAAGAACAGTTCCTTCCCGGTCTTATCGCTGGAACGAGCGGCGGATGCTTTGCCATCACAGAGCCCAATTCAGGGTCGGATGTGGCCAGCATGAAGACGACGGCGACGGAGGTCGACGACGGCTTTATCCTCAACGGCTCCAAGACCTGGATCTCTGGCGTGCCTTATTGCGGCTGTGGTGTTGTGTACGCGATGACGGACAAGGCGGCGAAGCACAAAGGCATGTCGGCCTTCTTCATGGATTTCAATACCCCCGGCGTTGTCCAGAGAGCGATCACCACGAAACTCGGTCTCCACTGCGCACCGACGGGCGAGATATTCTTCGAGGAAGCGAAGATCCCGAAGAGCGCCCTTCTCGGCAAGCTGGGCCAGGGTTTCAACATCTGCATGACGATGCTGAACTCCACCCGCTTGAGCTCAGCGGCAAGGGCCGTTGGCGTGGCGGAGAGCTGCATCGAAGAAGCCTGCAAGTACGCAAATGAAAGGGAGCAGTTCGGCCAGCCGATAGGCCAGTTCCAGATGGTCCAGGAGCAGATCGGCCGCATGTCCGTCGAGCATGAGGCGGCAAAGCTTCTCGTCTTAAGGTGCGCATGGCAGAAGGACCAGGGAATGAACAACACCCTCGAGACCTCGATGGCGAAGTATTACGCGGCCGAGTCGGCGAACTTCTGCGCCTCGGAAGCCGTGAAGATCTTCGGTTCCTACGGGTTCTCCTCCGAGTACCCTGTCGAGAGGTACCTGAGAGACGCCAAGTCCTATCAGATCGTCGA
Coding sequences within it:
- a CDS encoding acyl-CoA dehydrogenase; this translates as MDFKISDELESMRKMAYDFAVKNIKPTMEEDEKEHKYRPEIMKKMGDQGMFACLAPEKFGGLGLEEGNMAATLMAIEVARVSPSWGLPFNLQMNGPQNVLLKFGTDAQKEQFLPGLIAGTSGGCFAITEPNSGSDVASMKTTATEVDDGFILNGSKTWISGVPYCGCGVVYAMTDKAAKHKGMSAFFMDFNTPGVVQRAITTKLGLHCAPTGEIFFEEAKIPKSALLGKLGQGFNICMTMLNSTRLSSAARAVGVAESCIEEACKYANEREQFGQPIGQFQMVQEQIGRMSVEHEAAKLLVLRCAWQKDQGMNNTLETSMAKYYAAESANFCASEAVKIFGSYGFSSEYPVERYLRDAKSYQIVEGTSNVQKMIIAQFALGYRK
- a CDS encoding MBL fold metallo-hydrolase, translating into MILNTTGYVDRGLHVTGFAWSPAYLLDGDTPILFEAGFYSIAPLYVRDIRKVTGAKDPSHLFLTHVHYDHCGAAAYFKRAFPGITICASKRASEILRRPNALELMTSLSRNFTRLAEASPDIDTDTILHSPFEPFTIDRIFENEEIFTVDPSLHVQVLFTPGHTRDMLSYYIPERRILIATESAGCRSQTGQIVSEFLVDFDAYVG